A portion of the Sphingobacteriales bacterium genome contains these proteins:
- the recQ gene encoding DNA helicase RecQ, protein MTAQPISISGALKEYFGFEKFKGNQQTIIESILSGDDTFVIMPTGGGKSLCYQLPAIISEGTAIIVSPLIALMKNQVDLIRGYSSTDTIAHFINSQLNKSQINIVKKDITTGKCKLLYVAPESLVKQENIDFLKTIKISFVAVDEAHCISEWGHDFRPEYRKIKGMLNEIEDNIPIVALTATATPKVQSDIVKTLGMKKPNVFISSFLRDNLYYEIRPKPSKQDAIKDIIRFIKKEGSKSGIIYCLSRNSTEELAEILQVNGVNAAAYHAGLDAHVRSERQDQFLMEDVQVIVATIAFGMGIDKPDVRFVIHFDIPKSLENYYQETGRAGRDGLEGNCIAYYSPKEIHKFEKFILSNKEKSVSEKEIAVMQLSEVEAYAESGECRKKFVLHYFGEEMGNCGKCDNCLHPKEQLEAKEEIKLALQVAAETSERVNIPNTINILIGRKSADITTNNYDKLKIFGKGAEHDMLFWNSAVRKAILLNLLEKDIEQYGVLKLTDEGKRFIKKPSSVKIVLNNKFEDGEDDEELQLNGKSGSVLEPALMSILTSIRKSEGARLKLPPYAIFSEQSLEEMATFFPFDKEELSKMHGVNTAKAQKFGEPFLKAIKKYVEDNNIERSADFSIIKTADKNSNIKVNIIKSIDKKMPLEHIASSFGLNMEDLITELDSIVNSGTKVNINYYLDDAVDEDIQEEIYDYFMQAESDDVNVAYKKLKAEDIELREIQLVRLKFLSEVAN, encoded by the coding sequence ATGACAGCTCAACCCATTTCTATTTCAGGTGCATTAAAAGAGTATTTCGGTTTTGAAAAATTTAAAGGCAACCAGCAAACCATTATTGAAAGTATACTTTCCGGGGATGATACTTTTGTAATCATGCCGACCGGCGGAGGCAAATCACTCTGCTATCAGTTACCGGCCATTATTTCGGAAGGAACAGCCATTATCGTTTCCCCGTTAATTGCCCTGATGAAAAACCAGGTGGACTTAATCCGCGGATACAGCAGCACGGATACTATAGCACACTTTATCAATTCTCAGTTAAACAAGTCTCAAATCAATATTGTCAAGAAAGACATCACCACCGGAAAATGTAAGCTGCTGTATGTGGCTCCCGAGTCTTTGGTAAAACAGGAAAACATCGATTTTCTTAAAACCATCAAGATTTCTTTTGTGGCCGTTGATGAGGCACACTGTATTTCCGAGTGGGGACATGACTTCCGCCCTGAGTACCGTAAAATAAAAGGGATGCTCAACGAGATTGAAGATAATATTCCGATAGTCGCCCTTACTGCCACCGCCACACCGAAAGTGCAGTCGGATATCGTCAAAACACTGGGCATGAAAAAACCGAATGTGTTTATTTCTTCTTTTTTAAGAGACAATCTGTATTATGAAATACGTCCGAAGCCAAGCAAACAGGACGCCATAAAGGATATTATCCGCTTCATCAAAAAAGAAGGCAGCAAATCCGGTATCATTTATTGCCTGAGCCGCAATTCTACGGAAGAGCTGGCGGAAATATTACAGGTGAACGGTGTCAATGCGGCCGCCTATCATGCCGGACTGGATGCGCACGTGCGGAGTGAGCGTCAGGACCAGTTCCTGATGGAAGACGTGCAGGTGATAGTGGCAACCATTGCATTCGGTATGGGTATCGATAAACCCGATGTTCGTTTTGTCATTCATTTTGATATCCCCAAATCACTCGAAAATTATTATCAGGAAACCGGTCGTGCCGGACGTGACGGGTTGGAAGGAAACTGTATCGCCTATTATTCTCCGAAGGAAATACATAAGTTTGAAAAATTCATCTTATCCAATAAAGAGAAATCGGTATCGGAAAAAGAAATCGCCGTGATGCAGCTGAGCGAGGTGGAGGCCTATGCGGAAAGCGGAGAATGCCGCAAGAAATTTGTGCTGCATTATTTCGGTGAAGAGATGGGCAACTGCGGCAAGTGCGACAACTGCCTACACCCGAAGGAACAACTGGAAGCCAAGGAGGAAATTAAATTAGCCCTTCAGGTAGCGGCCGAAACCAGTGAACGAGTCAATATTCCGAACACCATCAACATCCTGATTGGCAGAAAGTCTGCAGATATCACTACCAATAATTACGATAAATTAAAGATTTTCGGGAAAGGTGCGGAACACGACATGCTGTTTTGGAATTCGGCGGTGCGTAAGGCCATACTCCTGAATTTGCTGGAGAAGGATATTGAACAGTATGGTGTTTTGAAACTCACGGATGAAGGAAAGAGATTCATTAAAAAACCGTCCTCGGTAAAGATTGTCTTGAACAATAAATTTGAAGATGGGGAAGATGATGAAGAGTTGCAGTTAAATGGAAAATCCGGCAGTGTGCTGGAACCTGCATTGATGTCTATTCTCACAAGTATCCGAAAATCGGAAGGTGCAAGGCTGAAATTACCGCCTTATGCCATCTTCTCCGAACAGTCTCTCGAAGAGATGGCAACGTTTTTTCCTTTTGATAAGGAAGAATTATCCAAAATGCACGGTGTCAATACGGCGAAAGCGCAAAAATTCGGAGAGCCGTTCCTGAAAGCGATTAAAAAGTATGTGGAAGATAATAATATTGAGCGTTCTGCCGATTTTTCCATCATCAAGACAGCAGACAAGAACTCCAATATCAAAGTCAATATCATTAAATCCATCGATAAGAAAATGCCGCTGGAACACATCGCCAGTTCATTCGGATTGAACATGGAGGATTTGATAACGGAACTCGATTCCATTGTTAATTCAGGCACTAAGGTAAATATCAATTATTACCTCGATGATGCGGTTGATGAAGATATTCAGGAAGAGATTTATGATTACTTCATGCAGGCGGAAAGTGATGATGTTAATGTTGCCTATAAAAAATTGAAAGCAGAAGATATCGAACTGCGCGAAATACAACTGGTCCGACTCAAATTCCTGAGTGAAGTGGCCAATTAG